In Moorella sp. Hama-1, a single genomic region encodes these proteins:
- a CDS encoding NACHT domain-containing protein, giving the protein MLKQIYNWKRFWCPRAGNINLSDGGYLYDPDSEFGSYYNPDVVSFESIAEFPCLVLLGEPGIGKSETMKSHWKSICNRPGTMERECLWIDLRAYQTDIRLCQAVFENQTFRAWLDGTHVLHLFLDSLDECLLRIDTVAALLIEELRKYPLERLYLRIACRTLDWPASLEDGLSQLWGSDSVKVYELVPLRRIDVAEAAKANGLDPETFLLKINHMEAVPLAIKPVTLEMLIKTSKTGQFPSTQAELYLQGCRLLCEETNQSRRDAKLRGDYTADQRMAVAARIAAVTIFANKYAIWTGIDQGDVPEEDVTIRELCGEIENIDGRHFEVSEAAILETLATALFSSRGSNRIGWSHQTYAEFLAAWYLVQRGVTPSQIMSLIVHPGDPGGRIVPQLHELAAWLAGMKPEVFREIMKADPEVLLRSDVATTDLKDRAALVDELLRLYDEEKLLDRNLDIRRGYKKLAHPSLAGQLYPYISDVNKGIVVRRVAIDIAEACELKELQEEFVHIVLDPSQPLPIRVNAAYAIYRIGDDKSKEKLKPLAVGEVGEDPEDELKGCGLLAVWPAFLTADELFAILTPPKRENFLGAYALFLSQELIQHLQPGDLPVALNWVAEQQPTDLLLSRFEDLEDKIMLRAWDFITRPDVLKAFAKAILSRMKNYYGVVRSHPALERFKNELSNNDGKRRRILEVIVPMLKNPQEDFIWLVGTETPVALSKDLPWMIDHLQESEPENQKAWAHLIERVFDSRESIHAEAVYYASQVNHILVEMFSWFLEPVQLNSPQAQRMKESYLEREKWLNHRQCRPLLKPPPGERIAALLDECEAGNSTAWWRLNMEMTLQPDSTHYGNELEADLTTLPGWVTADTMTRQRFIEAAKRYILEQDPATSEWLGKNILHRPAFAGYRALLLLMQEDPSFLVNLSPDNWRKWAPIIIAYPLPSNLKKESPHTALINMAYQYAAEEIIETLITLIEQENREHDHIFIIHKVHGCWDDRIANALLVKVKSRELKPKCMGCLFGDLLDHKVGEAREFAETLITLPIPMDEKERERAVIAACVLMEHTDDAGWPVVWPAILQNTEFGRQVVSNIAYDSDLHGVPIVQKLAEEQLADLYIWLAGQFPYSEDPIHEEAHWIGPRGSIAEWRDSILAYLKNRGTHEACVAIRRIAHQLPELEWLKWTVLEAEAATRRRTWIPLRSREVLKLTSNHELRLVQNGDQLLDVLIESLNRLENMLHSETPAVIFLWNEIPGNKYRPKDENSLSDSIKIYLDQDLRQRGIIFNREVEIRRGLGSGFGERTDIHVDAFVRGPHGEVFDSVTVIIEVKGCWNPHLNNAMKTQLVDRYLKDKRCRHGLYLVGWFNCAQWDDADYRKRHSPKINIGEARRQFEAQARELSQQGVRIKAFVLDTALR; this is encoded by the coding sequence ATGCTAAAGCAGATATATAACTGGAAACGGTTTTGGTGCCCGAGGGCAGGCAATATCAATCTGTCAGATGGAGGGTACCTTTATGACCCGGATTCAGAATTTGGTTCATATTATAATCCGGATGTTGTTTCGTTCGAGTCTATAGCAGAGTTTCCATGCCTGGTGTTATTAGGTGAACCAGGGATCGGTAAATCTGAGACGATGAAGTCACATTGGAAATCAATTTGCAACCGACCTGGCACAATGGAAAGAGAATGCTTATGGATTGACCTTCGGGCCTACCAAACAGACATCAGGCTATGTCAAGCGGTCTTTGAGAATCAGACCTTTCGAGCCTGGCTGGATGGAACGCATGTTTTACATCTATTCCTTGATAGTCTGGATGAATGCCTATTGCGGATCGATACAGTAGCGGCCTTACTGATCGAGGAACTGAGGAAATACCCTCTGGAGCGGCTTTATCTGCGTATAGCCTGCCGTACACTGGACTGGCCGGCAAGCCTGGAAGATGGATTAAGTCAACTTTGGGGCAGCGATTCTGTAAAAGTATACGAATTAGTCCCGCTACGACGCATTGACGTTGCTGAAGCAGCCAAAGCTAATGGCTTGGACCCTGAAACTTTTTTGCTTAAAATTAACCATATGGAGGCCGTACCGCTAGCCATTAAGCCTGTCACCCTTGAAATGCTTATAAAAACCAGCAAAACCGGGCAATTCCCTTCCACCCAGGCCGAATTGTACCTTCAGGGCTGTCGCTTGCTCTGCGAAGAAACGAACCAAAGCCGCCGGGACGCAAAGCTTAGAGGCGATTATACCGCTGATCAACGCATGGCGGTGGCGGCCCGTATAGCGGCCGTTACGATTTTTGCCAATAAGTATGCTATCTGGACCGGCATCGACCAGGGCGATGTTCCTGAGGAAGACGTGACAATCAGAGAACTTTGTGGGGAGATCGAGAACATAGATGGCAGGCATTTTGAAGTTAGCGAAGCCGCGATTCTGGAGACATTGGCTACGGCTCTTTTTTCGTCACGTGGGTCAAATCGTATAGGCTGGTCTCACCAAACTTATGCAGAGTTTCTCGCCGCATGGTATCTGGTTCAGCGCGGAGTGACACCAAGCCAGATAATGAGTCTCATTGTTCACCCGGGAGATCCTGGAGGGAGGATTGTTCCACAATTGCATGAACTGGCAGCCTGGCTGGCAGGTATGAAACCTGAAGTGTTTCGGGAGATTATGAAGGCTGATCCTGAAGTTCTGCTCCGAAGCGATGTAGCAACTACGGATTTAAAGGACCGGGCAGCATTGGTAGATGAATTATTACGACTTTATGACGAGGAAAAATTGTTGGATCGTAATCTAGATATTCGTAGAGGGTATAAAAAGCTCGCTCATCCAAGCCTGGCCGGGCAACTTTATCCTTATATTTCTGATGTTAATAAGGGTATTGTTGTACGACGCGTAGCCATAGATATTGCTGAAGCCTGTGAGTTAAAAGAACTTCAGGAGGAGTTCGTACATATTGTGCTGGATCCCTCTCAACCATTGCCGATACGTGTAAACGCTGCATATGCCATATATCGCATAGGTGATGATAAATCAAAAGAAAAGTTAAAGCCTTTAGCCGTTGGGGAGGTAGGGGAAGATCCTGAAGACGAACTGAAAGGTTGTGGACTCCTGGCGGTATGGCCGGCTTTCTTGACGGCGGATGAATTATTTGCCATTTTAACTCCACCCAAGAGAGAGAATTTTTTGGGGGCTTACGCTTTATTCCTATCCCAGGAACTTATTCAACATCTCCAACCTGGGGATCTACCAGTAGCTCTTAATTGGGTAGCGGAGCAGCAGCCTACAGATTTGTTATTATCCAGGTTTGAGGATCTGGAAGATAAAATAATGCTCCGGGCTTGGGATTTTATTACTAGGCCGGATGTATTGAAGGCCTTTGCTAAAGCAATTCTTTCTCGAATGAAAAACTATTACGGAGTGGTAAGAAGCCATCCTGCGCTAGAAAGGTTTAAAAATGAACTAAGCAATAATGATGGTAAACGCCGGAGAATTTTGGAAGTAATAGTTCCGATGCTTAAAAATCCTCAAGAGGATTTCATATGGTTGGTAGGTACTGAGACACCAGTGGCTTTAAGTAAGGACCTGCCATGGATGATTGACCACCTGCAGGAATCAGAACCCGAAAACCAGAAGGCCTGGGCTCATTTGATAGAGAGGGTTTTTGATTCTCGTGAGTCTATTCATGCAGAGGCCGTTTATTACGCCAGCCAGGTTAACCACATCCTGGTCGAGATGTTTTCATGGTTCTTAGAACCCGTTCAACTTAATTCACCCCAGGCTCAGAGGATGAAAGAAAGTTACCTGGAAAGAGAGAAGTGGCTGAATCACCGGCAGTGTCGGCCCCTTCTAAAACCACCCCCAGGAGAACGCATCGCGGCACTTCTAGATGAGTGCGAGGCAGGGAACTCCACAGCCTGGTGGCGACTTAACATGGAGATGACCCTGCAGCCCGATAGCACCCATTACGGGAATGAACTCGAGGCCGACCTTACAACTCTCCCCGGTTGGGTGACGGCTGATACCATGACGAGACAAAGATTCATAGAGGCGGCAAAAAGATATATATTGGAACAGGATCCGGCAACTTCCGAATGGTTAGGCAAGAATATATTACATCGTCCGGCGTTTGCCGGCTATCGGGCATTACTCCTACTCATGCAGGAGGATCCTTCTTTTCTAGTTAACCTTTCTCCTGATAATTGGAGGAAATGGGCTCCGATCATTATCGCCTACCCTTTACCAAGCAACCTTAAAAAAGAGAGTCCCCATACAGCATTAATAAATATGGCATACCAATATGCTGCCGAAGAGATAATCGAAACCCTTATAACTTTGATTGAACAGGAAAACAGAGAACACGACCACATATTTATTATTCACAAGGTGCATGGTTGCTGGGACGATCGCATTGCAAACGCTTTACTGGTGAAGGTGAAAAGTAGGGAATTAAAGCCTAAATGTATGGGGTGCTTATTTGGTGACTTATTAGACCATAAGGTCGGCGAAGCCAGAGAATTTGCAGAAACACTAATAACGCTCCCGATCCCGATGGATGAAAAGGAACGAGAGCGGGCAGTAATCGCCGCCTGCGTGCTCATGGAACACACCGACGACGCCGGCTGGCCGGTTGTATGGCCTGCCATCCTGCAGAATACTGAATTCGGTCGGCAAGTAGTTTCAAATATAGCGTACGACTCGGACCTACATGGGGTTCCCATCGTACAAAAGCTTGCGGAGGAGCAACTCGCGGATCTATATATCTGGCTGGCCGGCCAGTTTCCATACAGTGAAGATCCAATACATGAAGAAGCCCATTGGATTGGCCCGAGAGGAAGTATTGCTGAATGGAGAGATTCCATCCTGGCTTATCTCAAAAATCGTGGTACCCATGAAGCCTGCGTGGCCATCCGGCGAATCGCTCACCAGTTACCCGAACTGGAGTGGCTTAAATGGACGGTATTGGAAGCGGAGGCAGCTACACGTCGCCGTACATGGATACCGCTAAGATCCAGGGAAGTCCTTAAATTAACGTCTAATCATGAACTTCGATTAGTCCAAAACGGCGATCAGCTTCTTGACGTGCTGATAGAATCTCTTAATCGATTAGAAAACATGCTCCACAGTGAAACACCCGCCGTAATTTTTCTTTGGAATGAGATCCCGGGTAATAAGTATCGTCCTAAAGACGAGAATAGCTTGTCTGATAGTATCAAAATATATCTGGATCAAGACCTCAGACAAAGGGGCATTATCTTCAATCGTGAGGTAGAAATACGTCGCGGGTTGGGGTCGGGGTTTGGTGAACGTACAGATATTCACGTCGATGCCTTTGTGCGCGGTCCACACGGAGAGGTATTCGATTCAGTGACAGTCATTATAGAAGTTAAAGGTTGCTGGAACCCCCACCTGAATAATGCCATGAAAACGCAACTGGTGGACCGTTATCTAAAAGATAAACGTTGCCGTCATGGACTATATCTTGTCGGATGGTTCAACTGTGCCCAGTGGGATGACGCAGATTATAGAAAACGCCATTCTCCAAAGATAAATATTGGCGAGGCAAGAAGACAATTTGAGGCCCAGGCCAGGGAATTGTCACAACAGGGCGTACGGATAAAAGCTTTTGTCCTAGATACAGCACTTCGGTAG
- a CDS encoding DUF3644 domain-containing protein, with amino-acid sequence MPRIKRDVVELKKRAINSLVLAIELFNRPHDQGRAEGVLILLHHAFEMLLKAIIKQRKGTIHEKGEKYTYTFDKCLEIAQNEIEVISTDERSTLSILDAHRDIAMHYYQEISENLLYVQAQAAVTLFDDLLNRIFAERLADCIPERVLPISTRPPKDLQLLIDSELTQVDVLLQAGSRKGIQAAARLRPILALATASRHNAERVTEAELRKAISRRRRGEEWSVLLPEIAQLKLDTQGEGIPIYYRIKKDADLAVRIAKDGEPVVGTLVKQEIDWFDKYSLSVSDIAQKLGLTVPKTRAYMFELNIWDDPEMYGEKKIKSQRYKRYTKKALDALRDIVKRLSIEDVWNKYGRAVMGMQK; translated from the coding sequence ATGCCAAGGATAAAAAGAGATGTGGTAGAACTTAAGAAACGCGCTATCAACTCTCTGGTACTTGCTATTGAATTGTTTAACCGCCCTCATGATCAAGGGCGTGCGGAAGGCGTGCTTATACTTCTGCATCATGCCTTTGAAATGCTATTAAAGGCGATTATTAAGCAAAGGAAAGGCACTATTCACGAAAAAGGAGAGAAATATACATATACATTTGATAAATGCCTTGAGATAGCGCAGAATGAGATCGAAGTGATATCGACAGATGAAAGATCGACGTTATCTATATTGGACGCTCATAGGGATATTGCAATGCATTATTACCAGGAAATTTCCGAAAATCTACTCTATGTGCAGGCGCAGGCGGCTGTAACGCTCTTTGATGACCTTTTAAACCGGATATTCGCGGAGAGGCTCGCAGACTGTATCCCAGAACGGGTGTTACCGATTTCAACCCGCCCCCCTAAAGATTTGCAACTTCTAATCGATAGCGAACTTACTCAAGTTGATGTCCTTTTGCAGGCTGGTAGTCGTAAAGGAATTCAGGCCGCAGCCAGACTTCGGCCTATCCTGGCTTTGGCCACGGCAAGTCGTCATAATGCCGAACGCGTGACTGAAGCTGAACTGAGGAAAGCGATTAGTCGTAGACGAAGAGGCGAGGAATGGAGTGTTCTCCTTCCTGAAATTGCTCAGCTAAAATTGGATACCCAGGGTGAAGGTATTCCGATCTACTATAGAATAAAAAAGGACGCTGACCTTGCGGTTCGAATAGCCAAGGACGGTGAACCAGTTGTCGGAACCTTGGTTAAGCAGGAGATTGACTGGTTCGATAAATATAGTTTAAGCGTTTCAGATATTGCTCAGAAGCTGGGGCTGACGGTACCCAAAACAAGAGCCTATATGTTTGAACTTAACATTTGGGATGATCCAGAAATGTATGGCGAGAAGAAAATCAAGTCTCAACGCTACAAACGTTATACTAAGAAAGCGCTCGATGCTCTCAGAGATATAGTAAAACGGCTTTCTATCGAAGATGTCTGGAATAAGTATGGCCGAGCTGTCATGGGAATGCAGAAATGA